The DNA region TGACGAGCTGTAGGATTATCATTGTGACCACCGTGAGATCGAATTGTACCATAAAAGAGTTCGATATGATCCTGGctaagtttataaaacaaataaattcagTAAATCGGGCTTCAAATAATGATTGtacaatgaatttaatgattcGAAACAAATGAGGAATCCTAGGAAACCAGTTTTCCTTGCAGATTTTAAAACTGGAACATTAGTGACttgaccatttttattttccactaattgtaaatttttaatataattagaaaattcttcataaaatgtgttaatttcaataatattatttttacagacaGCTTTTGATTTCCCATACTGGTTTATTGATCTAGAATTTTTGATGTCAAATGcgtcattgaaatatttaataaatgcaatagtAGGACCACTGTCTTTAAAATCaggaagttttaaattatctctACAAAACTTAAGAGCTTCAGACACAGATCGACTTAAAAGTTGGGTCGCTAACTTTACCTTAATTTTTTGTCTTGTGTAAAAAACATGTTGCTTTTTAAGCTTATTTGCTAAATGGCATCCTTCATTTTCTTGTAAGATTAAAAGCTTATTGATGTATTCAAAATCAATGACACCCccatttatatcaataaattgacGTTTTTCACCGAAAGCATTTCTTATTAACTTTACCATATGAGCTGGGTCTGGAATTATTGATATGGTTTTGACAACGTAATCAACTTTAAAACTGGTATTCAAATTATCAACATCCAAAACACAACCAAGAATTTTGACCATATTCATGTTGGTAGGGTATCCATCAAATGTGAGAGAGACAATTGTTACTTCAGTTTTACTTAGAAGGTCTATACAACGATTAACTAATTCTGCTTTCTGTGAACTATTAATATGGTTGATTAAAAAGTAGCCAACAGGAATTTTCCATGCCTCATTAACAGCAACTACTAAAAAAACTAAGGACTCTTTAGCTTTTTCCATGCTTTCATTACAAATAGAATCGCCAATATTTACATAGCCATGGTAATTTGTTCCATCCCATTCTACATGCTGCCTTATAGCCATTTCATCTATAACTAATGCACAATACACAgggtttaaagtatttttacatattaaggCAAGAGTGTTAAACGCTTCTATTGTAAACCCTGGTTCACAATTGGTATTAGAATACCATTTTCCAAGCGTTCGAGGATGTGGaagaattgtattaaatttttttctgacaAATTTGTAAGCAGATACAGAACGAAAGTGCAAGGAAATAGCAAATCTACGAAGTTCTGgacaatattttctaattggtGCCATTCCAGCATTTTTCTTAGCAAGCCTTGTAATTAAATGCTTATTCTTACCGAAATTATCCAGTAGCAATGTTGATGTGTCTtcgtttattaaattgttatcttTAAGGTTTGAAATGATGCATTTtaaagatacaattttttttctctggcGTCGAATTGTTtggttcaaaattttaatttttttttatttcaaatttgtgtTATGGGCTAGGACGGAAATTCCTCGTTTAAGAAACCGTCTTCTGGGTGTGTCATCGTCTTCCACAATACTGGCTTCAACAAACAATTCTCTATTGACctagtaaaaacaataagaacaataaatactaatagtgtgataaaaaatgttaaacataaaaaaaaaattaaacatacattGGTTGACAATTCATTATAAGATACTAGACTGTCATTGGTGATTGCAATTTTGTCTTTAGAACAACTTGGTTCCAGACACTCAACTCCATCCACTTCAGGTTCAAATATCTTAGGAGATTTTGAAATGATGCTAAGTTTATCTTCTATATCATCCACTTTTTGTTCCTCATTAGAATTCAAATTTGTTGTTATCTCGGGATAATCTAATTTACcctaacataatacaataatattatatttagtataatgaataaaaaaattattatgtacaattaacTTACAAAACAAACACGTTGAATTATTAACGATGGTATAGCTGTAGGTTTCaacatagtatttttaatatacacattaaaagAATCAGCCACAAAATGAACAGAAAAGAGTtacaacatacaatttttaactggTTGGACGATTTTAATTGCTGGTCTTATACGCTTGCatacaaatttatgtttaaaatatgaggATTTAGAGTTATTTACCAGAAGATTgccttgaaaatttatttggcACAATTCGCATTCAAAATGGTAATTGCATAAATCCAACAACTATACAGTTTCAACGtactttcaaaaaattattttgtctaaattattttgagtataaTGATAGAGCAAATTGTATAGAAGATTTAGACAGCGTTTTAAccaatataaacaatacaccAGCAGAacagttgaaaataatttttcctgAGAAAAAAtctgttattcaaataaataagttaagtGTTGATGATAGACATTATAGGTGTTTGGCATTACCAGAAAGAAATACATTCATATGCATATgtggtattttaattagtaaatgcttaaaaattcATTCTTGTGATTCATGTTTGGAATACGCTCGATCTACAACAGAACTTTCCAGTGAACACTTTTTCACCTACTTCAAGTCACATCAACAGGAtttaacttcaatattttcttcatTAATGACTCCAGATTCTTAATTTTTGCCAGTATGTGTATGAGTTGGACCAATTATTCACTATTAACTTTCCTTTTTTGTTACCGTTGCCAAAAGTtggagaaaaaattaaaaacttgatgagtattgtatattttgaacatactTGTCCTCAGTTTCCCAaagattatttgttaaatttatttattagattcagAATTTATACCACTTATCCAGAACCAACAGATCTCTTAAAGGCCCTAAGCCCAAAAACAGAAAACTCCaaattttgtgtaatttataacttttttctaATCATagtttatgtgtataatgtaatgtatttttaaatgtaacacTTGTATTGACTTAGTCTCTAAGATTatgacttaatattattatttatgtatatgttttattattatgtgtaaataattatattcaaaaatctaTGACTATtttggatatttatttttattattcaacctTGACAACTCTTCTctctttatatattaatataatattattcatgatgaattatttaggtgtgttataaattaaaacatgtttttctTTGTAAAACAGAATGGGCggctgtatatattatttccgcGGTGCTGCAACTCAATAAATCTAACATGTATCATGTATgccatttttgaaaaacaatttttgtattcaattattaatcaataaataatgaggagtatttgataataaataggtagaaTGGTTAAACTAGTCAGTTTCTTTTAGTTTAAAgaagttacattattatacattatttaccaCGGTgtccaatttaaacaatacaagAAAGGGCGCtatcatattttgaaatctATCAaagcaaattaaatattaatattgtatgataattCACATACAGTTTTTAATCAGCGAAAAATAACTATGCgttaaaacatttcataaaaatgtataaatattttctgctcttactaaaatctaaaagaaataaatgcaacaaaatataaaaattatattttattatgtaaaaattgtattgtagtttcatatttattgtttagtgACAAGTACTGATGATGAATCTGTTCAAAGTAATAGTCCTCTTAGAACTCCGGGTGCCAAGAAATAGAAAACATGGCATTACGAACACAAGTATCAAGAGCACTGGGAAAACGAtgaagattttaaaaagtggaTTGGACGTAGTAAGAaaggaaatttttatttttactgtaaattttgTTTGAGCGATTGCAAAGGTGGGTCGTCGGCAGTGAAAAAACACCAGTCATCTAACAAACACAAACAAACTTTGAAAAATGTCAAAGTCACATCTGTTTTTGATATGCCTTCTACcaaaaatttgatttcttCTGTCCGTAAAGTGAAAGCTGCAGAAATTCGCATAGCATCGTTTATTGCAGAACATAATCTACCCATAAATTCGGTTGATCATCTGGTTGGGTTAATAAAATCCATTGGTTTAGAACGTAAAGATTTAGAGAAGTTATCGTACAACAGAACTAAATGTACACGTCTCATAAACAATGTTGTTGGAGCTACAGGATTTGataacgttttaaatattaggaaaaatcataaattttcaattttagttGATGAATCGACAGATCATAGCTGCATAAAACATTTAGCGACTGTTGTACGAACATGCATCAATTTTGTAGTATCCGACTCGTTTGTTACCTTGTTGCCATTAGCAAATGCCACAtcacaaaatatgtatgaagTAATTAccaattactttattaaacaTCAAATCCCATATAAAGATAATTTGATTGGATTTGCTTCCGATGGAGCAAATGCGATGATGGGTGTAAACAATTCATTACAAACTAAATTAAGAGCTGATGTTCCCAATTtgtttatactaaaatgtGTTTGTCACTCATTGGCCTTATGAGCAGATTATGCGTGTAAAAAATTACCAGATACAGTTGAAAACATGGTTCGCTtggtttatacatattttcaacaGAGCTTTAAACGTCAAAAAGAATACGAGtcttttcaaattttctgGTCAATCAAACCACATAAACTGTTGCAACTATCAGGCACCCGGTGGCTTTTTGTGTTAGCTGCCGTAGAGCGTATTTTGGAACAATACAAAGCTCTGCAATCGTACTTTTATCTGGAGAAGTTTAAAGATGTATTAAATGGAACAaacatttctaattatttagatgacccaaaaaacaaattgtatttagagtttttaactttcattttGCCTACAATAGTAAATGTTAATCTTGAATTTCAATCAGAAACTCCCAAATTGTACTTGCTTTATGATCGAATTGCTTctgcttataaatttattctacAGTGCTACATAAAacgaaacattttgaataatactgACATTTCTGTACTGCAGTACCTTAATCCTGAAAATTATCTACCAtcagaaaatatatacttgGGACCTGCAGTAGCTGTAGCATTTCAAAACAATGTCTTAACCGTACAAGATAAAgaaatttttcaaactaaTTGTTTAAGTTTTCTGGTAGAATGTGCCAGGCAAATATTTGTACGGTTTCcatttaattcaaatgaaGTAAAATCATTGAAACACATGACATTTTTAGATCCAAACAATGTGAAAAATACAACCACTTTAGGATTGGTTTCCATTTGTTTCTCTAAGCTTGTAAATGACCCAAATGAACTTGACAGAGAATGGCGTTTATTTATCAGTAACATAAACATTGACAAAGAAAAGTCTGTTCCTAAATTTTGGAAAGATAGTCTTACTATTCTTAAAGGTGATGATACACTCATGTAtcctgaaataaataattttgttactgGATTACTATCACTGCCACACAGTAGTGCTTGTGTTGAGAGAGTGTTTAGTGctgtaaatataaacaaaacaaaattaaggaACCGATTGCCTACAGAAACATTGTGTGGATTGTTACTgtcaaaacaattaattaaagaatGTGATGATAAAACctgttataattatgata from Aphis gossypii isolate Hap1 unplaced genomic scaffold, ASM2018417v2 Contig01066, whole genome shotgun sequence includes:
- the LOC126555759 gene encoding uncharacterized protein LOC126555759 — protein: MMNLFKVIVLLELRVPRNRKHGITNTSIKSTGKTMKILKSGLDVSFKRQKEYESFQIFWSIKPHKLLQLSGTRWLFVLAAVERILEQYKALQSYFYLEKFKDVLNGTNISNYLDDPKNKLYLEFLTFILPTIVNVNLEFQSETPKLYLLYDRIASAYKFILQCYIKRNILNNTDISVLQYLNPENYLPSENIYLGPAVAVAFQNNVLTVQDKEIFQTNCLSFLVECARQIFVRFPFNSNEVKSLKHMTFLDPNNVKNTTTLGLVSICFSKLVNDPNELDREWRLFISNINIDKEKSVPKFWKDSLTILKGDDTLMYPEINNFVTGLLSLPHSSACVERVFSAVNINKTKLRNRLPTETLCGLLLSKQLIKECDDKTCYNYDITKTTIDKH